In Streptomyces sp. NBC_01426, one genomic interval encodes:
- a CDS encoding PP2C family protein-serine/threonine phosphatase, producing MRAPLRSPPGPGAGGHHQVLFALAECLPFALALLVLLVELTPAHVLYTGPLLVATPALAAVTMGPKGTLAATGVAVGVSVVTATHNHAWGGQQVYTNFLALFLVSAASLMTSSTARTRRENELNQVRRIATAAQDVLLRPVPSRLGGVRAASLYLAAESGAQIGGDLYEAVKTRYGIRMIVGDVRGKGLPAVRAAAIVLGAFRESVHYEDDLVEVVNHCEAALRRDALVAGALVGAGEADGDDTLLEAFVTVVVVQIPDGSPRVEVVNRGHPPPLVQRDGSVRFLMPATPLPPLGLAEFISGPPGRVDRHPFAPGDRLLLYTDGVIEARDRDGAFFDLSEAMASMRDRTLEEFLEGLRQALLRHTRGALADDVAVILVDRCEDEGHE from the coding sequence ATGAGGGCGCCCTTGCGCTCGCCCCCGGGACCGGGAGCCGGCGGTCACCACCAGGTCCTTTTCGCACTGGCGGAGTGCCTGCCCTTCGCACTCGCCCTGCTGGTGCTCCTCGTCGAGCTCACGCCCGCACACGTCCTGTACACCGGCCCCCTGCTGGTCGCGACACCCGCCTTGGCGGCGGTGACGATGGGGCCCAAGGGCACGCTCGCGGCGACGGGGGTGGCCGTCGGAGTCAGCGTGGTCACCGCCACCCACAACCATGCCTGGGGAGGCCAGCAGGTCTACACGAACTTCCTCGCCCTGTTCCTCGTCTCCGCGGCGAGCCTCATGACGAGCAGCACCGCGCGGACGCGCCGGGAGAACGAGCTCAACCAGGTTCGGCGGATCGCCACGGCCGCCCAGGACGTCCTGCTGCGGCCGGTGCCGTCCCGGCTGGGCGGTGTGCGGGCGGCCAGCCTGTACCTGGCGGCCGAGTCGGGTGCGCAGATCGGCGGCGATCTGTACGAGGCGGTCAAGACCCGGTACGGCATCCGGATGATCGTCGGAGACGTCCGGGGCAAGGGTCTGCCCGCCGTACGGGCCGCCGCGATCGTGCTGGGCGCGTTCCGGGAGTCCGTGCACTACGAGGACGACCTGGTGGAGGTCGTCAACCACTGCGAGGCGGCCCTGCGGCGGGACGCCCTCGTCGCGGGCGCGCTCGTGGGCGCGGGCGAGGCCGACGGCGACGACACCCTCCTCGAGGCATTCGTCACCGTCGTGGTGGTCCAGATCCCGGACGGCAGCCCCCGTGTCGAGGTGGTCAACCGCGGCCATCCGCCGCCCCTGGTGCAACGGGACGGCTCGGTCCGGTTCCTGATGCCCGCCACACCCCTGCCGCCGTTGGGCCTGGCGGAGTTCATCAGCGGTCCTCCCGGGCGCGTGGACCGCCATCCGTTCGCGCCGGGGGACAGGCTGTTGTTGTACACCGACGGTGTGATCGAGGCGCGCGACCGGGACGGCGCCTTCTTCGACCTGTCCGAGGCCATGGCGAGCATGCGCGACCGCACCCTGGAGGAGTTCCTGGAGGGCCTGCGCCAGGCGTTGCTCCGCCACACCCGGGGCGCCCTCGCGGACGACGTCGCGGTCATCCTCGTCGACCGGTGCGAGGACGAGGGACACGAGTAG
- a CDS encoding TetR/AcrR family transcriptional regulator produces MGATRTPRGKWIEEGLRALVAGGPEAVRIEALAQALGVSKGGFYGYFRNRDALLTEMLDTWEYEVAEGVIEQVESGGGAARVRLKRLFDIVAESTDGPVRGTTADIAIRDWARRDAAVAERLRRVDNRRMDYLRSLFSSFCPDEDEVEVRCLLAVSVRIGNHFNAADNGSRSRAEVMELIGRRLLE; encoded by the coding sequence ATGGGCGCGACCCGCACACCCCGCGGAAAGTGGATCGAGGAGGGCCTGCGGGCACTCGTCGCCGGCGGCCCCGAAGCCGTGCGGATCGAGGCGCTGGCCCAGGCACTCGGCGTCAGCAAGGGTGGCTTCTACGGCTACTTCCGCAACCGGGACGCGCTGCTCACCGAGATGCTCGACACCTGGGAGTACGAGGTCGCCGAAGGCGTCATCGAGCAGGTGGAGAGCGGCGGGGGAGCGGCCAGGGTCAGGTTGAAGCGACTGTTCGACATCGTCGCCGAGAGCACCGACGGGCCGGTGCGGGGAACCACCGCCGACATCGCGATCCGCGACTGGGCCCGCCGCGACGCGGCCGTCGCCGAGCGCCTGCGCCGCGTCGACAACCGCCGCATGGACTACCTGCGTTCGCTGTTCTCCTCTTTCTGCCCCGACGAGGACGAGGTCGAGGTCCGCTGCCTGCTCGCCGTCTCGGTACGCATCGGCAATCACTTCAACGCCGCCGACAACGGCAGCCGCAGCCGCGCCGAGGTGATGGAGCTGATCGGTCGCCGGCTGCTGGAGTAG
- a CDS encoding I78 family peptidase inhibitor, producing the protein MTASTSSPTPADDPKRYVGLGTDEAERQAHRRGWSTVRTVPPGAILTMEYLAGRLNLEVEDDTVRRAWSG; encoded by the coding sequence ATGACCGCATCCACTTCCTCTCCCACACCCGCCGACGACCCGAAGCGCTACGTGGGTCTCGGCACCGACGAGGCCGAACGCCAGGCACACCGGCGCGGCTGGTCGACCGTGCGTACGGTCCCACCGGGCGCGATCCTGACCATGGAATACCTCGCCGGACGGCTGAACCTCGAGGTCGAGGACGACACGGTGCGGCGCGCCTGGAGCGGATGA
- a CDS encoding cysteine hydrolase family protein has protein sequence MSPALVLIDLMPRIVALPLAPYSGAEVEERCRRLAEAFRGRGLPVVVVRVERPNVVEQPPGSGYAEGLVRPGDIEIIKRTVGAFEGTGLDGRLRERGVDTVVLAGLVTTMGVAATAWAASDRGYEVEFVADAMSGFAADEHTLTVERVFSRIGEVRTAASYL, from the coding sequence GCCCTGCCGCTGGCCCCGTACTCCGGTGCGGAGGTGGAGGAGCGTTGTCGTCGGCTGGCCGAGGCGTTCCGGGGACGGGGCCTTCCCGTGGTGGTGGTGCGGGTGGAGCGGCCGAACGTGGTCGAGCAGCCGCCCGGCAGCGGGTACGCGGAGGGGCTGGTACGGCCCGGGGACATCGAGATCATCAAGCGGACGGTCGGGGCCTTCGAGGGCACCGGTCTGGACGGGCGGCTGCGCGAACGGGGCGTGGACACGGTGGTCCTCGCGGGCCTGGTGACCACGATGGGGGTGGCGGCCACCGCGTGGGCCGCCTCCGACCGGGGGTACGAGGTCGAGTTCGTGGCGGACGCCATGTCGGGGTTCGCCGCCGATGAGCACACGCTGACCGTGGAACGGGTCTTCTCCCGGATCGGTGAGGTCCGCACCGCCGCGTCGTACCTCTGA
- a CDS encoding DUF2867 domain-containing protein, which produces MRLPRTDHTERPWRIHEIAADFTVEDVWALPTPGGPDDLAWLVRQFAEGMKSGVKGDGFVSRALFAVRWRLGALFGWDEPDSDAAGRRAELRDRLPADLRDGPRGPDLGSSPFTSLYQREDEWAAEMANKTVRAVMHIGWVPDGAGGHRGQMAVLVKPNGLLGSLYMAAIKPFRYLGVYPALLRSIGREWEANAAARGGASRNAKGE; this is translated from the coding sequence ATGCGACTTCCCCGAACCGACCACACCGAACGCCCGTGGAGGATCCACGAGATCGCCGCCGACTTCACGGTCGAGGACGTATGGGCGCTGCCCACCCCCGGCGGCCCGGACGACCTCGCCTGGTTGGTGCGCCAGTTCGCCGAGGGCATGAAGAGCGGGGTGAAGGGAGACGGTTTCGTCTCCCGAGCCCTCTTCGCCGTCCGCTGGAGGCTGGGCGCGCTGTTCGGTTGGGACGAGCCGGATTCCGACGCCGCCGGCCGGCGGGCCGAACTGCGCGACCGGTTGCCGGCGGACCTCCGCGACGGGCCCCGGGGTCCCGACCTCGGCTCGTCCCCGTTCACCTCGCTCTACCAGCGCGAGGACGAATGGGCCGCCGAGATGGCCAACAAGACCGTGCGGGCGGTGATGCACATCGGTTGGGTGCCGGACGGGGCGGGCGGCCACCGCGGCCAGATGGCCGTCCTGGTGAAGCCGAACGGACTCCTGGGCTCCCTCTACATGGCCGCCATCAAGCCCTTCCGGTACCTCGGGGTGTACCCGGCACTGCTCCGCTCCATCGGCCGCGAGTGGGAGGCGAACGCCGCTGCGCGAGGAGGCGCGAGTCGCAACGCGAAGGGCGAGTGA